The following proteins are encoded in a genomic region of Dyadobacter sp. UC 10:
- a CDS encoding DUF4301 family protein, which produces MFIEKDITQIKERGSDIGTVEEQVGYFVNGFPFLQLSKAATVGDGIIRLTDAEISEVISEFDKKAADGEVALLKFVPASGAATRMFKSLFSFLQEGKKDKSVDEFFAKLPDFAFYEDLKASLLSDGYDIISADETTIASYFLTTKGLGYGELPKGLLKFHNYADRSRAPLEEHLVEGARYANAGSNVQIHFTVSPEHRDKFEKLVVEVLPSYQSEFGVRYIVSFSEQKSATDTIAVNLDNSPFREKDGSLLFRPAGHGALLENLSQLDADIIFIKNIDNVVPDRIKADTIQYKKALAGIVLKYQKKTFAYLEKLNESSDFSILTELDMFFKDELCVIPPAGFELWDDQKRKDYFIQKLNRPLRACGMVKNQGEPGGGPFWAENADGSSSLQIVESAQVDVDNAGQNDIFKNSTHFNPVDLVCGVKNYKGELFDLKKFRDPLTGFITAKSKDGKDLKAQELPGLWNGSMADWNTLFVEVPLITFNPVKTVNDLLREQHQ; this is translated from the coding sequence ATGTTCATTGAAAAGGATATAACGCAAATAAAGGAAAGAGGTAGTGATATCGGCACTGTGGAAGAGCAGGTTGGATATTTTGTCAATGGTTTCCCGTTTCTTCAGCTGTCCAAGGCAGCCACGGTGGGTGACGGGATTATAAGGCTCACAGATGCAGAAATTTCAGAAGTTATCAGTGAATTTGATAAAAAAGCGGCGGATGGAGAAGTCGCATTGTTGAAATTTGTACCTGCTTCCGGCGCTGCAACGAGGATGTTTAAGTCCCTTTTCAGCTTCTTACAGGAAGGCAAAAAAGATAAGTCGGTAGATGAGTTTTTTGCGAAGCTCCCGGACTTTGCTTTTTACGAAGATTTGAAAGCGTCCTTATTATCAGATGGTTACGATATTATATCTGCTGACGAAACGACGATCGCTTCTTATTTCCTTACTACCAAGGGCCTGGGTTACGGCGAATTACCGAAAGGGTTGCTCAAATTCCATAACTATGCCGATCGTTCAAGAGCTCCATTGGAAGAGCATTTGGTAGAAGGAGCCCGATATGCCAATGCAGGTAGTAATGTGCAAATCCATTTTACCGTGTCGCCGGAGCACCGGGATAAGTTCGAAAAGCTGGTAGTGGAAGTGCTGCCCAGCTACCAGAGCGAATTCGGGGTTAGGTATATTGTTTCGTTTTCAGAACAAAAAAGTGCGACAGATACGATTGCGGTTAACCTGGACAATTCTCCGTTCCGCGAAAAAGACGGATCATTATTGTTCCGCCCGGCAGGTCACGGTGCATTGTTGGAGAATCTGAGCCAGCTCGATGCCGATATTATTTTTATTAAAAACATCGATAATGTTGTCCCTGACCGGATTAAGGCAGATACTATTCAGTACAAAAAAGCACTCGCAGGAATTGTTCTTAAATACCAGAAAAAGACATTTGCATACCTCGAAAAGCTAAATGAAAGCTCTGATTTCAGTATTTTGACGGAACTGGATATGTTTTTCAAAGACGAGCTTTGTGTAATTCCACCTGCTGGGTTCGAATTGTGGGATGATCAAAAACGGAAAGATTATTTTATCCAAAAACTGAATCGCCCATTACGCGCCTGCGGAATGGTGAAAAACCAGGGTGAACCTGGCGGCGGGCCTTTCTGGGCAGAAAATGCAGATGGATCTTCTTCACTGCAAATTGTCGAATCAGCGCAGGTAGACGTAGATAACGCGGGCCAAAACGATATTTTTAAGAATTCGACTCACTTTAACCCGGTTGATCTGGTTTGCGGAGTGAAGAATTACAAAGGAGAATTGTTCGATCTGAAAAAATTCCGTGATCCGCTGACAGGTTTTATTACAGCGAAATCAAAGGACGGGAAAGACCTGAAAGCGCAGGAGTTGCCTGGGTTATGGAATGGATCTATGGCAGATTGGAATACGCTATTCGTGGAAGTTCCGCTAATTACTTTCAATCCCGTCAAAACAGTCAACGATCTGTTGAGAGAGCAGCACCAATAG
- a CDS encoding Lrp/AsnC family transcriptional regulator — MSAIIKLDQIDRKVLEILQTNAKITNAQLSKEIGLSPAPTLERVKKLEQSGIIKSYHAQLEPEKVGLGVSTFVQISLVGHRKAVTESFVEKIHAIPEVIECHHVTGTGDFLLRVISKDISTYQKLMLEKINEIEEVASTQTMVILSTFKESKVLPIP; from the coding sequence ATGTCGGCCATTATTAAGTTAGACCAGATAGACCGTAAAGTACTGGAGATCTTACAAACGAACGCAAAAATAACCAACGCTCAATTATCGAAAGAAATAGGGCTGTCTCCTGCTCCGACTTTGGAGCGTGTTAAAAAACTGGAACAGTCTGGCATCATAAAAAGTTATCATGCTCAGCTCGAACCTGAGAAAGTGGGCCTGGGTGTTAGCACCTTTGTTCAGATATCATTGGTTGGGCACCGTAAAGCTGTGACGGAATCGTTTGTTGAAAAGATTCATGCTATTCCGGAAGTAATTGAATGTCACCACGTTACAGGCACCGGTGACTTTTTATTGAGGGTAATTTCAAAAGATATCAGTACTTACCAGAAACTGATGCTTGAAAAGATCAATGAAATAGAGGAAGTAGCAAGTACCCAAACAATGGTTATCCTATCTACTTTTAAAGAAAGCAAAGTGCTACCAATACCTTGA
- a CDS encoding GDP-L-fucose synthase family protein — MEKSAKIYIAGHRGMVGSAIHRKLVSEGYNNLVLKTSSELDLRDQRAVRSFFETERPAYIFLAAAKVGGIMANNIYRAEFLHDNLLIQNNVIDSAYHSGATKLMFLGSSCIYPKLAPQPLREESLLTGLLEPTNEPYAIAKIAGIKMCEAYRAQYGCNFISVMPTNLYGPNDNYDLNNSHVLPAMIRKFHEAKEENKPAVELWGTGSPLREFLHADDLADACYFLMQNYNEPGFVNVGVGADVTIKSLAEMIKDTVGYEGEINWNTDKPDGTPRKLMDVSRLHNLGWKHRIDLEDGIRNTYQDFLQKIETYAV, encoded by the coding sequence GTGGAAAAAAGCGCAAAAATTTATATCGCCGGGCATCGAGGAATGGTAGGTTCTGCCATACACAGAAAATTGGTCAGCGAAGGCTATAACAACCTTGTTCTCAAAACTTCCTCCGAGCTTGATCTCCGCGATCAGCGTGCAGTAAGATCTTTTTTCGAGACGGAACGTCCGGCCTATATTTTCCTTGCTGCGGCAAAAGTGGGCGGCATTATGGCAAACAACATTTACCGCGCTGAATTTTTGCATGATAACCTGCTGATTCAGAATAATGTAATCGACAGCGCTTACCACTCGGGCGCCACAAAGCTGATGTTTCTCGGATCCAGCTGCATCTACCCCAAGCTTGCCCCGCAGCCCCTGCGCGAAGAATCTTTATTAACCGGCTTGCTGGAACCTACCAACGAACCTTACGCAATTGCCAAGATCGCGGGCATTAAAATGTGCGAAGCTTACCGCGCCCAATATGGTTGCAATTTTATCTCGGTAATGCCCACCAATTTGTACGGTCCGAATGATAACTATGATCTGAACAACTCGCACGTTTTGCCGGCTATGATCCGGAAATTCCACGAGGCTAAGGAAGAAAACAAGCCTGCTGTCGAGCTTTGGGGCACCGGATCGCCGCTGAGAGAGTTTTTACATGCGGACGATCTCGCAGACGCCTGTTATTTCCTGATGCAAAATTATAACGAGCCCGGCTTTGTAAATGTAGGTGTCGGTGCTGATGTAACGATCAAATCCCTTGCTGAAATGATCAAAGATACGGTAGGTTATGAAGGTGAAATCAACTGGAATACGGATAAGCCCGACGGTACGCCAAGAAAGCTGATGGACGTGAGCAGACTCCACAATCTGGGCTGGAAGCACCGGATAGATTTAGAGGATGGAATCCGGAATACTTACCAGGATTTCCTGCAAAAAATAGAAACGTATGCTGTCTGA